CTGGCAACTTCGTGGTTCTGGTTTTTCAACCGTTTCCATAAGCCGGAGTTTACCGGTCAGGAGCTAGGAACTGCGCTGGTTGACTTCGTGTACGAAAAAGTTATCAATAAGAAAAAACCGGCTTTAGCAACCTTGTCAAATGATGCTGGACTTATTCCACGCATGTACACCCTATCCACCGGAAACACCCGCACGCCATTAGAAGATGCGTTAGATTCTCCTTTTTCTTTGTTAAAGCTTGTTTCTCAAAGTGCCGGAGGAAGAAGCTATCAATCCCGCCCTATGGCACGCCCAGATTTGCCATTAGGGATGTTAGGTTTTGCAGTGTGTGAAATGTTTGAAATGAAAAACACCCGTGCGATTCCGATAGAAGACTTTATGTATAGCAAGGATAACTACCCCGCTATCGGTTCAGTTTTCAGGTTAACGGAAAGCGATCTTGTTGCAAAACTTGAAAGGCTTGTGAATTACATTCCAGGCATCTTTGATATTCGTGACACTGCCGGACAACATCAGCTTTATTTGTCAGAAGAAACGGATGCGATGATATTCATTATTGAACATTATGAAAATCCAAGTAAGGAAATCGCTGCATGAGTATAAAACATCAAGTACATATTAATACTCATTACACACGCTCAATTAATCTAGAGCGTGATGCTGATTCCCTTGATATAGTAAAAGCCTATATTCCTACATCAAGAGCTTTAAAACTGTTTAACCGAGTTGCTGAGGGGTTCAGTAGTGCTCTAACTCCTCGCGCATGGTCGCTTATCGGGCCTTATGGGTCAGGTAAATCCTCTGCGTCAGTCTTTTTATCACATTTACTGTCATCACCTGATGCTGTTGCGACACAAGCAGCTTTGAAAAACTTAAAGGAATCAGCACCTGACATTACCAGTGTATTCCGAAAAGAGATTTCAAAAAACAATGGCTTTTTGAAAGTATTAATTACTGGTTCACCCGAACCGATGGGCAAGAAAATTGTACAAGGTCTTGCTAAAGCTTCGGCAAAGTATTTTTCTAACTTTAATGGCCGAAACCCCAATGTTGTTACTGATTTAGAAACACTATCACAAGCAGATACCGTTACCGTTTCAGAAATTATCGCCCTTGTTAAAGAGCTGAAAAGTGCTCTTGCAAACAAAGGCTGTAAAGGCGTTTATATTGTTATTGACGAGCTTGGAAAGTTTCTGGAATTTGAAGCACGGCATTACGGTGCCAATGATATTTATATGTTACAGGCATTGGCAGAACATGCCTGTAAAGGTGATGAGTGCAATCTATTCTTGTTTGTATTACTGCACCAATCCTTTGAGCAGTATGCCAAAGGCTTAGGTGAGAGCCTGAAAAATGAGTGGGCTAAGGTTCAGGGACGTTTTGAAGATGTGCCATTCCTTGAGTCTACGGAACAGGTATTGCGGGTTGTTAGTGCTGCGTTTAGCTATGACTTCACCCAAAAAGAACAAAAGCAGCTTAATACTACGGTTAAAGGTTTTGTAGATATTCTACAGGAAAATGAAGCCTTACCAGGTGTGGTGGATAAGAAAGCAATGCCAGAACTGATGGCTCACTGCTATCCACTGCATCCAGTCAGTGCCATATTGTTACCTGCACTTTGTCAGAAAGTTGCACAGAACGAACGGACTTTATTTAGCTATCTGGGAAGTCATGAAGAATTTGGATTGCAGGATATGGTGGATCGTTTTGAATCAACGGAAGACTTTATTTATCCGCACCATGTCTATGATTACTTCATTACGAACCAACCCGCAGCTCTTGGAGATTACCGAACACATCGGCGATGGGCTGAAGTCGTAACAGCTATTGAGCGCCTTGGTGATGCGCCTGAAGATCAGCTTAATCTGCTTAAAACTATTGGCCTGCTCAATATCATTGGCATTAAGGGCGGATTTAAGCCATCGAAAGCGTTACTTCAAATTTGTGGGCGCAATAAAACAGCTGTTAGCAACTCGTTGAAAGCGCTTTCAGAGAAATCAATTATTACTTTCCGTCGGTTCAGTGGCGAGTATCGCGTATGGCAAGGCAGTGATTTTGATCTTGAAGAGGCTGTAGAAGAAGAAATTAATAATTTAGGCGAGTTTTCATTGGCGAGTGAGTTAAATAAAGCCAATGCGCTTATGCCTATCGTAGCAAGACGCTACACCATTAATAGTGGTGCATTGCGCTACTTCACGCCTGAATTTGTTGATGCTCAGACTTATAAATCATCTGAGCAGAAATCCAGTGAACCTCGCATTATCTTCTTCCTTGCCTCGGCAAAGGATGATGAAGTTTTATTTAGTGAATCTGTTATACAGCACTATTCCGATTTAGATCTAGTTGCTCTTTGTCTCAATGGTTCTCAATTGAGTGAAGCTACTGCCGAAGTATTAGCGTTGCGTCAGGTACAAAACAAGCGTCAGGAGCTTAATAGCGATCCGGTTGCTAAAAGAGAATTTGAAGATAGGCTTACGGCTGCAGAATTAGCTGAACGAAATTTATTGCAGCGTTTGCAAGAGCAGCCACAGGAGTGTGCTTGGTATTACAAAGCAGATGAATATGAGATAGAAACCAAGCGTGATTTTCAGGAGCTGTTATCTTGGGTATTGGAAACGGTTTATAGCAAATCACCAAAACTACACAATGAGTTGATTAACCGTGATCGGCCTTCAGCACAAGCGAATGCAGCAAGGAATAAACTACTGGAAGCGATGATGGTTAACCCATCTGACGCTGAAGACTTGGGCATCGATAAATTTCCGCCTGAAAAAGCCATTTATCGTTCAGTATTAGCGGCTACAGGTCTTCACAATAAAGAAACTAAAGAATTTCAGGAGCCTCATAAAAGATCACCTTTCTATCATGTCTGGAAGGAAATCAATCAGTTTCTGGATTCAACAGAAAAGTCACCCCGATCATTGGCAGAGCTTAATAGTATATTGATGGCTCCTCCCTATGGCGTTAAAGCTGGTGTTTTGCCCATACTGTATATTGCTGTCTATATCGTATATCAGCACGAACTGGCTCTATATGAGAACCGGCAATATAAACCTGTAATGACGCAGGAAATGTTAGATCGTTTTGTGAAGCGGCCTGATGAGTTTACCTTTCAGCGTTTCAGGATTACCGGATTACGCTCTTCGATTTATAAAGAATATTGCAAGATTATCGATACCGGATCAAAGCAAACGGTTGTTCAATTAGTTAAGCCACTAGCTCAATTTATTGGTGGTCTTCCTGACTATACACAGAAAACCCGATCTTCTGACTTGTCGATAAAAACAAAGAAAATAAGAGATGCATTTAAATTTGCAAAGTCACCGGAGACTCTTATTTTTGAAGATATTCCCAAAGCACTTGGCTACGAACAAGAACTTGCAAAGGATAATCCTAATTTAGAAGGTTTATCTCAATCGTTACAAGGCTGCTTGAAAGAACTCAAAGACTGTTATCCGAACATGCTTAAGCAGCAGATCAAAATGCTGTTGGAAGCGTTTCACTTGGATAGCGATAATGAGCTTGAGGAGCTTCGCAGGAAGGTCACAGGACGCTATGAGGGCTTAGATCAGCATACGGTAGATGTTGATGGCTTAAAAGCATTCATTAAGCGTCTCACGAAACGTCAGGGTGACGATTATAGCTGGCTTGAGAATGTCTTGATGTTCCTTGGACAAAAGCCTACTAAAAAATGGACTGATACGGATTGCTCTGAAGTAGATGTTAAGTTGAGTGATTACGCAAAACGAATTTTGGACTTGGAAGCGTTAAGGGTTCACTACGACAGATCGCGTAAAAGCATGGATGGCGAGTTTGATGTCATCCTGCTTAAGTCTCTCAAGAAAGGCGGCGAACCGATAGATGAGGTAGTCGCTATTGATCAAAAAAGAAAAGATGCGATTCAAGACTGCAAAGCATTGCTGAGAAAAGCCCTAGATGAGCATTCGGATGAATTGCAGCTAGCAGCCCTTGCAGAAGTTGTAGATGAGTTTCTTACTGAACGAAGAAATTCCAGTACTAAGAAGCCTCAATCTTCCAACGTGCGAAATAAACTCAAAGAGGTGAAAAATGGCTAACAATAGAATTTCAATGGACTCCATTAATTCACTTGATAACGCACGTCATGTGTTAGGACTTTCCGGCGGCAAAGATAG
The window above is part of the Spartinivicinus poritis genome. Proteins encoded here:
- a CDS encoding DUF4007 family protein is translated as MLRLEGKNIEELLKHQAQQQTLPFDNESKIMIFNPDKMAFARHETFALRYGWLSKGFQAMTKDSDIFESDEATVELGVGKNMVSAIKYWLRACRMIDPVKNKSTALGDYILSSDDGYDPYLEDEATIWLLHWLLATNAELATSWFWFFNRFHKPEFTGQELGTALVDFVYEKVINKKKPALATLSNDAGLIPRMYTLSTGNTRTPLEDALDSPFSLLKLVSQSAGGRSYQSRPMARPDLPLGMLGFAVCEMFEMKNTRAIPIEDFMYSKDNYPAIGSVFRLTESDLVAKLERLVNYIPGIFDIRDTAGQHQLYLSEETDAMIFIIEHYENPSKEIAA